The genomic interval AGCTTGAAAGCCATGAGCACAGTTATTGTTTTAGCCAACACTGTAGAAATAGCCACTGTGAAAAATACTCCAAATGTGGTCTGCTGCAGGATACAAGTGGCCTGGTTTGGATGTCCAATGAACAGCAATGAGCAGAGAAAACAGAAGACTAGAGAGATGAGCAGGATGTAGCTGAGAATGCGgttattggccttcacaatagGTGTATCCTTGTACTTCACAAAAGTGACTAGTACTAGAACTGTGAGGGCAGAGAAGGACAGGGCCGTGCATCCTAGAGCCATCCCCAATGGATCTTCATAAGCCAGGAATGACACAGCTCTTTGGAGGCAGTGGGTTTTCTCTAAGTTGGCATACTTATCATCTGGACACCTCATACACTGTTCCATATCTACTGGCAAACAATAATAGATCCTTATAAGATATCATACTTTCCTAGTTTATAATTGTGTATTTGTATTATTTAGAGGATATATCAATAAATAATTTGGTGTTGAGAATCCACTACATTCCTTATTATTGTAGGGACCAGTAACTCAAAATTTCTCTGTATCAACCTGTGCTTTCTGATTGAGCAAAACACCATCATAGGGAATTGAACagcaaaaattatttattaaacaaaaataatgaaaaatatgatgaatatttttatgtataatctCAGATTATTTAATTCCTCAAACCATAAATTCACTACTCACAGACAAGTGTATAATGTAGACATAGTTACTGATGCCAGTTGATGAAATACATTATGtactttgttttctttgacagttgtatcCTTTATTTGTATCTACACATAGGCACCAGAGCATACAATTCCTCATGCAAATATTTACATAGAGgaatattttcattcttgaaGCTGTATGAGTCATAGACATATGCATGTCCTGCTCATTGTGGGAAGATATTTTTCTTCCCAGGCACACATTCCAAATTCTATGACATAAAAGGTAATGATATTCACATTCATCTGTCTTTCCTTAGGTAGGCTGTGATTGATGATAAACAATCTCCCATCTCTTGTTTCATCCTGGAAATCTTCACTCATGTTCAAATTCTTTGACAGGAAATGCTTAATCTTTTAAGCCATCTAAgctattaaaatgtatttcattaaaCAACAGCTGCTATACGGAGCATCTGGTCTTTGACAGGGACTAAGTTGGGTGATCAAGGGACAGATTGTGGACTGATCCTATAGctaattttctttgtaaaaagaatcaaagaaaaataaacatatgcaTAGATTATGCCTAATATTACTGTTCAAAAATAGTTATAGAGGTATGACCCACTTGATATTttctatataatataaaattagtaGCCATCATATTATGAAAGAATTGCATAGTTTGTAGAAAATATTGCTAGTTATTTGCTGGGTATAAAAGAAGTAGACATTACTTAACTGATCAAGTTCTGAAACATGGAAATTTTAAGTCTTCAGTTTCCACCTAGGCCATATCATATTTCTAGTTTGgggagaaaaagcatttgaatccATCAATTTTTCTTCTGTATGCAAGCATGTACCTGTTTCATTGGAAACTGCATTTTCTGGGCACTGATCACAATCAAAGCAGCAGTCTGCTGTTTGTTTCTGATGAATTTTCCTGAATCCAGCAGTACATGTTACACTACACAGGGAGGGGGGTACCTGAGGCAATACACAAGTATTATATAATATGTGAGGTATATAgtttatgtatatatcatatgtataatGACCCATAGATTGATATATGGGATATTAACAGATGTGGCTATAAATATTCCTCTGATAACTAGCATTACTTAACAGTTTCAGGaacattattattttgtattacCATGCAATGCACTGAATGTCATATAATATTTACTATATCacataatattttatatgtaacatTCAGGCTgtaacaatttaaaatttttcctttctaaactcAATAATCCAAAAGTAATGTTCATGTGGTATCAGTTTCTCATGGTATATATACTAGAACACTGAGCTGTATGGAGAGACAAGATAGGGTAAATCAAGAGTTTAATGAATACGaacaaaatatgttatatatgacTCTCACGAAATTAATGAAGTTTTcctaagtttaaaagaaaatgtggaaacctctatcccatccccataTCCCCCTGCTTCTCTAAGGGAGCTACCACAATCACATGCCCACTCCTACTTCAGCACCCTAGCTTTCCTCTaggctggggcatcaagtctccataggaccaagggccatccctcccactgatgccagataaggcaatactCCACAGAGGAGGGGAAGCTCGGaatgggaataacatttgaaccataaataactaaaatagccaataaaaatatatatatataaataccttGATTCAGGAGAAATATTTCTGTTAATGAATACATGCTATACTTAATTAGGCTGTAAATATGTTCACAAAGAATCAGAAAATTCCATGGTTTGTATAGAgttacaaaattatatatatatatatatatatatatatatatatatatatatatagagagagagagagagagagagagagagagagagagacagagagagagacagagagagagagagaaatattactAAACATTTAATAATTATACAACTGTATTGTGTTTTAGTAGGTATTTGGGCGCTATTGAACTTGGAATCCACGGGACTTTGCTCCCTATAACCAGATTTACATGAAGATAAGAGTTATTAAATTTTGGTGCTTGTAACTGAGGATGGTCTTTTGCAAGAGTAGCAAccgttcttaaccacagagctattATTTCAGTGCCTCATAATTTAAAATTCAGATAtcctgaaaaaattaaaattgtggtATACCCACTGATGATCCTCCTGTGGCCCactccaaatcttcagatataTGAAGTTGTTGGCTCTGTTGGAAACAAGGCAAATAGCttcctattttcacttttaatccaaggccttgtggaaaattccaaatgatgaaaatatcataCTCTGTACACTGATTTTCCCTATGCTTCATGTTCACCAGTTCTCCAACAGGGTTAGTAAATATCCTGGACTTCAGCATGGAAGACACCTAATTGAGATGCACCATTAGATGTTTACACATCAATAAAGGGAATGGGAAATTGAGTATTTCCCATAATTTATTTATGAATTTCAGAAAAGACAGGTGAAATAAACAATTCCTTGTAGTAAAATGCAATATGCCTCATGgatgatttaaaattaaaatacttcaTATTAATGTTCCATGGTAAAATGTGCAAGAAGAAATGATTAACAGATAACAAGTAACACTGTGCATGTATGAGCATTTTCCTCAAAAATGGTAGTTTTAAAAACATGATGTCATCTATGTGCAATAGAAGGGGAAGTCTGAATGTCTGTAAGTTGTGAAAAGAATGGTTGTGGGCCTTTCATGTACATACAGTCTATATACATGAGATAAACATAAACTTAATAAAATGTGAAGTCTTAATCATTTATGGTTTTGTAAATAATTGTTAATAGAAATGAATAATTATTAATCATAGCCCATGTACCAATTCTTGCAAAATTATTCTTTAGGAAATTATTCTAGTCGACTCATCACTTAAGGGTTTTATAATAAAACTCTTggcttatattttaatttttgaacttATTTGGTGAAATGTTGAGACACATTTTCAGAAAACTCCCTGATATCATAAAAAATGTATTGTCTCCTACCAAATGTGATCCTTGTGCATGATATTTATCCATGTAAAAGATTCATTAGGGAGATTTGCAGTGAAGAAATCTTTCCTCTGACAGAATAATATCTAACAAATGTACAGTTGTTTCTCTGGGTACATTTACAAGATCTCATTGATATATCTAAATATAATgaatactgtcaataagataaaaaggccaccaacagattgggaaaggatttttaccaatcctaaatctgataggtggtgaatattcaatatatacaaagagctctagaagctggactccagaaattcaaataacctcattaaaaaatggggtacagagcaaacaaagaattctcaactgaggaataccaaagggatgagaacacttgaaaaaaatgttcaacatccttaatcatcagggaaatgcaaatcaaatcaaccctgagattccacctcacaccagtcagaatggctaagatcaaaaattcatgtgacagcagatgctggcaaggatgtggagaaagaggaacactcctacattgctggtgggattgcaagttgtacaaccactctggaaatcagtctggcgattcctcagaaaattggacatagtgctactggAAGATCTAGCTATTCCTCTCCtgcgcatatacccagaagatgtgccaacttgtaataaggacacatgctccactatgttcatagcagccttatttataatagccagaaggtggaaaggacccagatgtccctcaacagaggaatagatacagaaaatgtggtacatttacacaatagagtactactcagctattaaaaacaatgaatttatgaaattcttgggcaaatgactGTATATAGAGgattgtcagagaccatcccgtgagaaagtgagcccttcacaatctccctaacaggccaaatggccttgtactaagagctggttatcacccaccttcctccctattcctttcttggcacctgaggctgtaaaagctgaattatagtaccctcttctctatctcttcctgagttcccatgccatccaaggacatgagttacgcctgagcccagcctgacccccaaggctgtcaaggaggatcgatgttccagagataagatccagagtgcccgctgcttggtgcctgacttcggcccccatgtcagcagatgcccacttctttgttctttgtataattctcccttgatccctcccatattccccgcgatgtatgctttaaaaagaaggcacctcagcctaataaacgagaccttgataggttgatatatctacttggtcctccgactttctttcttttattcccatttccttccaggttcacggtccccctcgcacccactaataactgaatcccgcgggatgGGATAgagaatatcatactgagtgaggtaatgtaatcacaaaagaagtcacttgatatgcactcactgataagtggatattagcccagaaacttagaatacccaagaaacaatttgcaaaacacaagaaaatcaagaagaaggaagaccaacttttggatacttcattcctccttagagtagggaacaaaatacccatggaaggagttagagagacaaagtatggagctaagacgaaaggatggaccatccagagactaccccaccaggggatctatgtcataatcagccaccaaagtcagacactattgcataggccagcaagattttgctgagaggaccctgatatagctgtctcgtgtgaagctatgccagtgcctgacaaatacagaagtggatgctcacggtcatctattggatggaacacagggctccccaatggggaagctagagaaagtacccaagatgcTGAAGGGGTCTCAACCCTacaggttgaacaacaatatgaactaaccagaattcccagagctcatgtctctagctgcatatgtagcagaagatggcctagtcggccatcactgggaagagaggtcccttggttttgcaaactttatatgcctcagtacaggggagcaccagggccaagaagtgggagtgggtgggtaggggagcaggacttggggagtgtataggggactttagggatagcattgaaatgtaaatgaagaaactgtctaattaaaaaaaaaagaaactttacctgctgacagTCAGTGAATGTTCCTTTGGGTACTGTCATTTGCTGAGATTCTACTTGTTGAAGAACGAGTTCATGGTAGGTGTGGGCCACAGCATACACAGCATTATACAAATTGTAGCCTTCCTCACTTAGGACCATGTCATATTTGTGCAGTGTTGTCCATTCCAATGTGTTGTTGAATGTAAAATGATCCTTTTTATTGCTGTTCTTAGAGAtggaacaattaaaataattccacCCCAGTCTAGACTCAGAAATGTTTACTGTGTATTTTTCACTGTTCATTGTTTGCAAGAAATTCCTAAAGTTAGCAATTTCACCTACATGGTGTGCAAAAGTGACAGTCCCTTGGAAGAAATCAAGgctgaaatcatttttatttgtgatAACGTCCCATTGTGAGGTTGTGATCCAGATTCTCCTTATACTTAAATCTTCCCACCTTCTAAAGCTAACTTCTAAGGTAGAGTTCATTTCACCATAAATCATAACAACCTTTGCTGTTGATTCCATAATTTGTTTATCATATATTGTAGCCCTTGTCATATATAACTGCATGTCTTCTGGGATCATATTaacaaaagctaaacagattCCATGTCTTTGCATTTCTTCTCTCATGTCTGATAGAAACTGAATACTCTGGTCATCATCTGAGATGACCATTCCTATCCAAATccatgtaaaatgaaacatcaaGGAGACCATTGCATGGGACAAACGTGTGTCCTTGGTGGCTACCTGATGGACATAGGGAAACTGGTCATGGTCACTCAGCTTAGGattaaatggtccaaagaaaacctaaagagtatagaagagagaataaaacatCCACATGAGGAATAAGATTGTTAGGATATTTGTACTTATACACAGGTAGTATTATTCACCTTTCAGAACTCATATTAAAGATATTAAGATTATACTATAAATATCATATATTATTCCTATTAGATTATAGAGTATTGCTGACAAgtctgaatgttctagaaaacaGTTTTGCCTGTTTGCCCAGTATGCTATGATCCTATTTTGTAACTCTTtattatgtgtgtgcgtgtttgtgtgtgtgtaacagtgcACTCATAAATGCATACTCTCCAAGTTTTCTTGTAGGCACATGTAAATGGAATTTAAAAGTTGTTAACTTtggctagagagacggctcagtggttaagagcaatgactgctcttgcaaagttcctgagttccattcccagtaaCCATGTaatggatcacaaccatctgtaatgggatctgatgccctcttctggtctttataaaggcagtgacaatgtactcacctacattaaataaatgaatatttaaacacAAAAAGGTGTTAACTCATCCTGTGTCACATATTCTTACCCTTGGTGTCCCAGAATTAATTGACAGTTTTATTGATGTTTTCCATGATGGTCCTATAAGGGCTATAAAACAGGTTCCAAAAGATACACAGATATAATCAGTAAATTCCACAGTATAGTTCTTTTCTGAATATATTTTATCCAGATCTCCCAATGTTTTTTCACACTGACCATGATTAATGGGGAATATCAAAGACATGTTGGGTAAAAGATAAGGATTCTTATTGATTTCATCAGTTGCAAAAAACATTACTAGGAAAAACTCATATCTTCTTGCTGGTATTCTAAAACAAGGCATAATGATGATTAAGGGAGATGTTTGAAACATAAAATTCCAAGTCCTGTAAAGTTTGTAATATGAGACATAATATATTTCTGTCTAAATATCTTGAAATAAGCCTCATAAATTAGAGATCTTTAGAGTTAAATAGAATTTAAGAACTCATAGAAATAGGGCACTATGTTATAAGTTTTGTATTCGTGAAAATAAAGATTGTTTTATCTCTGAATGCCAACCTTGAACTAGATTACAGTCCTATTGAAGGAGATTAGTATAAAATAATATTGGAGTTGTAATTCCACAGGTACAAAAAAAGCATATGAAGTACATAACACATTCTCcttaaaatctttattatttaaatgcattttatactaTGGAGAGTCAGAGGGCTGCCATAAGAACAGTGTATAACCAAGGCCATGAGAGCAGTCAGTGTAGCCAAGGCCATGAGAACAGTCAGTGTAGCCAAGGTCAGAGAGTAGTGTGTGCAGCCAAGAGGAACTTTTATCTATGTTTAGTCTGTAGAGGAACTTTCTCAAGAAGAGTTCTGAGTGCTGAAGTGCTTATAAGCTGAAGCTGCAGTAATAAactttgagtcttgatcagaatactgtcttAGCTCCATGTTTCTTTTGCCCCACCCGTTCATTTCCAGCCCTCCTTCCAGGTGAGCCCTGCTTGACTGTAAGCCACTGGATGGCTACATTATATATCACACAttataataatattgagtattttgagaatcaaataatacataaaaaatttgttcaacttttatgttCATATCCTTTCCtaccttaaaaatatatttaatgcatatttattaatgtccataactgaggatcctatatctaatgttagTACCAAATggtttcaaaatatacaaaatggtTTTTTTGGGTACTAAACAT from Mus musculus strain C57BL/6J chromosome 5, GRCm38.p6 C57BL/6J carries:
- the Vmn2r10 gene encoding vomeronasal 2, receptor, 16 isoform X1 translates to MKNLCVFTLSFFLLEFSLILCHLTEPICFWRINNNEDNDGDLRSDCGFFLAAVEGPTDDSYNISDLSFRIPARRYEFFLVMFFATDEINKNPYLLPNMSLIFPINHGQCEKTLGDLDKIYSEKNYTVEFTDYICVSFGTCFIALIGPSWKTSIKLSINSGTPRVFFGPFNPKLSDHDQFPYVHQVATKDTRLSHAMVSLMFHFTWIWIGMVISDDDQSIQFLSDMREEMQRHGICLAFVNMIPEDMQLYMTRATIYDKQIMESTAKVVMIYGEMNSTLEVSFRRWEDLSIRRIWITTSQWDVITNKNDFSLDFFQGTVTFAHHVGEIANFRNFLQTMNSEKYTVNISESRLGWNYFNCSISKNSNKKDHFTFNNTLEWTTLHKYDMVLSEEGYNLYNAVYAVAHTYHELVLQQVESQQMTVPKGTFTDCQQVSSMLKSRIFTNPVGELVNMKHRENQCTEYDIFIIWNFPQGLGLKVKIGSYLPCFQQSQQLHISEDLEWATGGSSVPPSLCSVTCTAGFRKIHQKQTADCCFDCDQCPENAVSNETVDMEQCMRCPDDKYANLEKTHCLQRAVSFLAYEDPLGMALGCTALSFSALTVLVLVTFVKYKDTPIVKANNRILSYILLISLVFCFLCSLLFIGHPNQATCILQQTTFGVFFTVAISTVLAKTITVLMAFKLTTPGRRMRGMLASGAPNIVIPICTLIQLVLCGIWLVTSPPFIDRDMQSEHGKTIIICNKGSVIAFHFVLGYLGALALGSFTVAFLARNLPDRFNEAKFLTFSMLVFCSVWITFLPVYHSTQGTVMVVVEVFSILASSAGLLGCIFLPKCCVLLRIQNSNFLHKYKHELHS
- the Vmn2r10 gene encoding vomeronasal 2, receptor, 16 precursor, producing the protein MKNLCVFTLSFFLLEFSLILCHLTEPICFWRINNNEDNDGDLRSDCGFFLAAVEGPTDDSYNISDLRIPARRYEFFLVMFFATDEINKNPYLLPNMSLIFPINHGQCEKTLGDLDKIYSEKNYTVEFTDYICVSFGTCFIALIGPSWKTSIKLSINSGTPRVFFGPFNPKLSDHDQFPYVHQVATKDTRLSHAMVSLMFHFTWIWIGMVISDDDQSIQFLSDMREEMQRHGICLAFVNMIPEDMQLYMTRATIYDKQIMESTAKVVMIYGEMNSTLEVSFRRWEDLSIRRIWITTSQWDVITNKNDFSLDFFQGTVTFAHHVGEIANFRNFLQTMNSEKYTVNISESRLGWNYFNCSISKNSNKKDHFTFNNTLEWTTLHKYDMVLSEEGYNLYNAVYAVAHTYHELVLQQVESQQMTVPKGTFTDCQQVSSMLKSRIFTNPVGELVNMKHRENQCTEYDIFIIWNFPQGLGLKVKIGSYLPCFQQSQQLHISEDLEWATGGSSVPPSLCSVTCTAGFRKIHQKQTADCCFDCDQCPENAVSNETVDMEQCMRCPDDKYANLEKTHCLQRAVSFLAYEDPLGMALGCTALSFSALTVLVLVTFVKYKDTPIVKANNRILSYILLISLVFCFLCSLLFIGHPNQATCILQQTTFGVFFTVAISTVLAKTITVLMAFKLTTPGRRMRGMLASGAPNIVIPICTLIQLVLCGIWLVTSPPFIDRDMQSEHGKTIIICNKGSVIAFHFVLGYLGALALGSFTVAFLARNLPDRFNEAKFLTFSMLVFCSVWITFLPVYHSTQGTVMVVVEVFSILASSAGLLGCIFLPKCCVLLRIQNSNFLHKYKHELHS